In Methanooceanicella nereidis, the following proteins share a genomic window:
- a CDS encoding archaellin/type IV pilin N-terminal domain-containing protein — MKKNTSKFSKNDAAFTGLEAAIVLIAFVVVAAVFSYVMLGAGFFTSQKSKEVVHTGVSQATSSVELAGDVIGIGDADGGNCDYIKITLQLTAGNNPIDLSKTVISYRTSSAYNPSIWTYTTLYEDDSSATNSYKWVTTNQASAASADTLLEKNEKVEICMKLPAAQPGVNEKINLEIKPPAGATLTISGTLPPAIATTGVFNII; from the coding sequence ATGAAGAAGAACACAAGCAAATTCAGCAAGAATGATGCAGCGTTCACCGGACTTGAAGCTGCCATCGTCTTGATCGCATTCGTGGTGGTCGCAGCCGTGTTCTCCTACGTCATGCTGGGAGCTGGTTTCTTCACATCACAGAAAAGTAAAGAAGTGGTACACACTGGAGTAAGCCAGGCCACTTCCTCGGTAGAACTTGCAGGCGATGTGATCGGTATCGGAGATGCCGACGGAGGAAACTGTGACTATATAAAGATTACATTACAGCTTACAGCTGGTAACAATCCGATCGACCTTTCTAAAACGGTCATATCATATAGAACGTCCAGCGCTTATAATCCAAGCATATGGACATACACTACACTATATGAAGACGATTCTTCAGCAACGAACTCTTACAAGTGGGTAACCACCAACCAGGCATCAGCAGCATCCGCGGACACGTTATTAGAGAAGAACGAGAAAGTTGAGATCTGTATGAAGCTGCCCGCAGCACAGCCAGGAGTTAACGAGAAGATTAACCTTGAGATCAAGCCGCCAGCCGGTGCAACGTTAACGATCTCAGGCACCCTGCCGCCCGCAATAGCAACGACCGGAGTATTCAACATAATTTAA
- a CDS encoding helix-turn-helix domain-containing protein → MVVSIGIKHKDCWHYKLSRSLKATIIVKYTYVLPNKQLYGYQTIITPRINELEGFLSGLPEIKKFTVLSKCSNRAEVITWAQQSSIIENIIKTNCVFVGPTVVKDGIENWHLMAPTRKDLQTVMSSLEDYADIAYIRNNDGETVPDGAGLTGKQMAALTTALDMGYFDSPRRASIEDVAQKMGISPSTAVEHLRKAEKKVLENYVHPK, encoded by the coding sequence ATGGTAGTTAGCATCGGCATAAAACACAAGGACTGCTGGCATTATAAGCTTTCGAGGTCGCTGAAGGCGACGATCATAGTGAAATATACATATGTGCTGCCAAACAAGCAGCTATACGGATATCAGACCATAATAACGCCCAGGATAAACGAGCTTGAGGGATTTTTAAGCGGGCTGCCCGAGATCAAGAAATTTACAGTGCTTTCAAAGTGCTCAAACCGCGCCGAGGTCATAACATGGGCCCAGCAAAGCTCTATCATCGAGAACATCATCAAGACCAATTGTGTCTTCGTAGGGCCTACGGTCGTCAAGGACGGTATTGAGAACTGGCATCTGATGGCCCCTACGCGAAAAGATCTTCAGACAGTCATGTCCAGCCTCGAGGATTACGCTGATATTGCATATATAAGGAATAACGACGGCGAAACCGTCCCCGATGGGGCAGGGCTGACAGGCAAGCAGATGGCGGCCCTTACGACCGCGCTAGATATGGGGTATTTTGATTCGCCGCGCCGCGCATCCATCGAAGATGTTGCACAGAAGATGGGCATATCGCCTTCTACTGCGGTCGAACATCTCAGGAAGGCTGAAAAAAAGGTGCTCGAAAACTACGTGCACCCGAAATGA
- a CDS encoding archaellin/type IV pilin N-terminal domain-containing protein, with amino-acid sequence MSNIRSKKFAKNDAAFTGLEAAIVLIAFVVVAAVFSYVMLGAGFFTSQKSKEVVHTGVDQATSSIQLSGDLVAQGDGTELTNIKITIGLTAGNNPVDVSKITVAGRTVDAYASTLTYTSDFIMPDVKANGLIEGTDKVELTVDVSSLNVNKNEELWLEIKPATGAILNVHMTAPPSIESYMVLY; translated from the coding sequence ATGTCAAACATTAGATCTAAGAAGTTCGCAAAGAACGATGCAGCATTTACAGGTCTTGAAGCTGCGATCGTGCTCATAGCGTTCGTGGTGGTCGCGGCCGTGTTCTCCTACGTCATGTTAGGGGCAGGCTTCTTCACTTCGCAGAAAAGCAAAGAAGTCGTACACACCGGTGTCGACCAGGCAACGTCATCTATTCAGCTTTCTGGTGACTTAGTAGCACAGGGCGACGGTACCGAACTGACCAACATCAAGATCACGATAGGACTGACTGCTGGTAACAACCCGGTAGACGTATCCAAGATCACAGTTGCCGGAAGAACGGTTGACGCTTATGCAAGTACGCTGACATACACATCAGACTTCATAATGCCGGACGTCAAGGCTAACGGTCTGATCGAAGGAACCGACAAGGTAGAGCTTACAGTAGACGTATCCTCGCTCAACGTGAACAAGAACGAGGAACTCTGGCTTGAGATCAAGCCGGCCACCGGTGCAATATTAAACGTGCACATGACAGCTCCACCATCGATCGAGTCTTACATGGTGCTCTACTAA
- the ilvC gene encoding ketol-acid reductoisomerase, with translation MVKIYYEKDADMKFLKDKTIAIIGYGSQGMAQSQNLKDSGLKVVVGVRKDGESWKQAKKDGLAVATIEDAAKQADVIQMLIPDELQGKVYKEQIEPYMKKGKVLMFSHGFNIHYGMIKPGEGIDVVMIAPKSPGHLVRRMYQEGVGVPALIAVEKDASGKARSIGLAYARGIGCTKAGVIETTFKEETETDLFGEQVDLCGGVTEMVKASFETLCAAGYQPEIAYFETLHELKLIVDLMYEGGLAAMWDSVSDTAQYGGLTRGKRIINDQSRMEMWRTLEEIQDGRFAKEWVLENMAGRPVFNALAKQDADHQIETVGKELRAMMPWLKKKK, from the coding sequence ATGGTCAAGATATATTATGAGAAAGACGCTGATATGAAGTTCTTGAAGGATAAGACTATCGCTATCATAGGATATGGCAGCCAGGGAATGGCGCAGTCACAGAATTTGAAGGACTCCGGCCTGAAGGTCGTTGTCGGCGTAAGGAAGGACGGAGAGTCCTGGAAGCAGGCAAAGAAGGACGGGCTCGCAGTAGCCACGATCGAAGACGCCGCGAAGCAGGCCGACGTTATCCAGATGCTTATACCCGATGAGCTTCAGGGCAAAGTATACAAAGAGCAGATCGAGCCTTACATGAAGAAAGGCAAGGTCTTGATGTTCTCGCACGGATTTAACATTCACTACGGCATGATAAAGCCGGGAGAGGGCATAGACGTAGTCATGATAGCCCCGAAGAGCCCGGGGCACCTTGTAAGAAGGATGTACCAGGAAGGCGTGGGCGTTCCGGCACTTATAGCCGTCGAAAAGGACGCTTCAGGGAAGGCCCGCAGCATCGGTCTCGCCTATGCCAGGGGTATCGGATGCACCAAGGCAGGTGTCATAGAGACCACCTTCAAGGAAGAGACCGAGACGGATCTTTTCGGCGAGCAGGTAGACCTCTGCGGCGGCGTTACCGAAATGGTCAAGGCGTCGTTCGAGACTCTTTGTGCGGCAGGATACCAGCCTGAGATCGCATATTTTGAAACGCTCCACGAGCTAAAGCTCATAGTGGACCTGATGTACGAGGGCGGGCTGGCAGCCATGTGGGACAGCGTTTCCGATACCGCGCAATATGGCGGCCTCACGAGAGGGAAGAGGATCATCAACGACCAGAGCAGGATGGAAATGTGGAGAACGCTCGAGGAGATCCAGGACGGCCGCTTTGCAAAGGAATGGGTGCTTGAGAACATGGCGGGCAGGCCCGTGTTCAACGCGCTGGCAAAGCAGGATGCCGATCACCAGATCGAGACTGTGGGCAAAGAACTCCGCGCCATGATGCCCTGGCTTAAAAAGAAGAAATAG